From the genome of Hymenobacter sp. PAMC 26628, one region includes:
- a CDS encoding LytR/AlgR family response regulator transcription factor, whose product MSTVLKCIAVDDEPLALGLVCSFIEKTPFLELVGRYDNGVEALKGLHALPPGGVDVAFLDIQMQELNGLELARVLAQSGGPRVVFTTAFSQYAVEGYRVDALDYLVKPFNYEEFLRAATKARAYAERDQAAAAPAAAPPEEDSIFLKVEYQLVRVLLADILYVEGLKDYVKVHLKSSPRALLSLMSLRAMEEKLPARRFLRIHRSFIVALDKIEAVRRLTVQIGDATLPVGDQYKEAFGQFLSRWT is encoded by the coding sequence ATGTCTACCGTTCTCAAGTGCATTGCCGTCGACGACGAGCCGCTGGCCCTGGGCCTGGTCTGCTCATTCATTGAAAAAACCCCTTTTCTGGAGCTGGTGGGGCGCTACGACAACGGCGTAGAAGCCCTGAAAGGCCTGCACGCGCTGCCCCCGGGCGGCGTTGACGTCGCGTTTCTCGACATTCAAATGCAGGAGCTCAACGGCCTGGAGCTGGCCCGCGTGCTGGCCCAGTCCGGGGGCCCCCGGGTGGTGTTCACCACTGCCTTCAGCCAGTACGCCGTGGAAGGCTACCGCGTCGACGCCCTCGATTACCTGGTGAAGCCCTTCAACTACGAGGAGTTTTTGCGCGCCGCCACCAAGGCCCGTGCCTACGCCGAGCGCGACCAGGCCGCGGCCGCCCCCGCCGCTGCGCCGCCCGAGGAAGACAGCATTTTCCTGAAGGTGGAGTACCAGCTCGTGCGGGTGCTGCTGGCCGACATCTTGTACGTAGAGGGGCTGAAGGACTACGTGAAAGTGCACCTCAAAAGCTCGCCCCGGGCCCTGCTTTCGCTGATGAGCCTGCGGGCCATGGAGGAGAAACTGCCCGCCCGGCGCTTCCTGCGCATTCACCGCTCGTTCATCGTGGCGCTCGACAAAATCGAAGCCGTGCGCCGCCTCACCGTGCAAATTGGCGACGCCACGCTGCCCGTGGGCGACCAGTACAAGGAGGCGTTTGGGCAGTTCCTGAGCCGCTGGACCTGA
- a CDS encoding Kelch repeat-containing protein — protein sequence MSFTIGSTAYAGLGMNGNDSLGAFKDFYAYTASSNSWTQVARFPGKGRYLAVAFSDANFGYVGTGYDGLNYLSDFWKYDPTKNTWTQIASFPSARYGAVAFTVKNVGYVGTGNTGNTQNDFYQYNATANTWSAINGFPGAKRQGASAFTVNDKGYVMLGTDNAAYPTDVYSYDPGTSTWTARRQLMVHSATSADALDYDYSLLPRANAVSFAVGSMGYIATGTKGTVQGDCWAYNPADDTWTLKTAFNATTTGGGGGVGRSNGIGFAIGTTGYVGLGVTGTTRLDDLYQFAPDAVPQ from the coding sequence GTGAGCTTCACAATCGGCAGCACGGCCTACGCTGGCCTGGGCATGAACGGTAATGACTCACTCGGTGCTTTCAAAGACTTTTACGCTTACACTGCCTCTTCCAACAGCTGGACCCAAGTAGCCCGTTTCCCGGGCAAAGGCCGCTACCTGGCCGTGGCGTTCTCCGACGCCAATTTCGGCTACGTGGGCACCGGCTACGACGGCCTGAACTACCTGAGCGACTTCTGGAAGTACGACCCAACCAAGAATACTTGGACCCAGATTGCTTCGTTCCCATCGGCCCGCTACGGCGCCGTGGCGTTCACCGTTAAAAACGTGGGCTACGTGGGCACCGGCAACACCGGCAACACCCAGAACGACTTCTACCAGTACAACGCCACCGCCAACACTTGGTCGGCCATCAATGGCTTCCCCGGGGCCAAGCGCCAGGGCGCTTCGGCTTTCACGGTCAACGACAAAGGCTACGTAATGCTGGGCACGGACAACGCCGCTTACCCCACCGATGTGTACTCCTACGACCCCGGCACGAGTACTTGGACGGCTCGCCGCCAGCTCATGGTACACTCGGCCACCTCAGCTGATGCCTTGGACTACGATTACAGCCTCCTGCCCCGCGCCAACGCCGTCAGCTTCGCGGTGGGCTCGATGGGCTACATTGCCACGGGCACTAAGGGCACGGTGCAAGGAGACTGCTGGGCCTACAACCCGGCTGACGATACCTGGACGCTGAAAACGGCCTTCAACGCCACCACCACCGGCGGCGGCGGCGGCGTCGGCCGCTCCAACGGCATTGGGTTTGCCATTGGCACCACGGGCTACGTGGGCTTGGGCGTAACGGGCACCACGCGCCTCGACGATCTGTACCAGTTCGCACCGGATGCAGTTCCTCAATAA
- a CDS encoding DUF4270 family protein, with translation MTSRPRTGAGLLALLLAIVLLAGCKKGDGINDSLPAPAAVNRVAFYTDTVTVRTSTVLIDSIISSNNSGLAVGRYVDPLFGTVTGRGYVSFTLDAPLVVDQTQVYDSLALEIKSDNYRYGDSTGVQRVEVHQLPNALRTDGKFYYTKDDVPYGATVLGQRQFRPGNKAKSLHIRLSNVLGQALWNAGQTNQLTSQDQLGRYLNGLALTPGANDNGAILRFGAAAVLRLYHHATNDPATVLTYTFTGGGSATPHFYHLETNRAGTALAGLTAFRQALSSTATGNRSFVQGTLGVYTKLEFPYLRSLNQFGNSLVLNSATLQLAVPGAAQDSTAGRLPTLGTALTNSSNQLRAPYASNPTNAMSPNAVRATVITSPQSGLPQVTYAINLFSYIQAVLAGTIDNNGLLLSPDVQLLVFKGGALGNQANTAAPLQVKIYYTRIVQ, from the coding sequence TTGACGAGCCGGCCCCGCACCGGGGCCGGCTTGCTGGCCCTGCTGTTGGCAATCGTGTTGCTGGCGGGCTGCAAAAAGGGCGACGGCATCAACGATTCGCTGCCCGCGCCCGCGGCGGTGAACCGAGTGGCCTTCTACACCGATACCGTGACGGTGCGCACCAGCACGGTGCTCATCGACTCCATTATTTCGTCGAACAACTCCGGGTTGGCCGTGGGGCGCTACGTCGACCCACTGTTTGGCACCGTGACGGGCCGGGGCTACGTAAGCTTCACGCTCGATGCACCGCTGGTGGTTGACCAAACCCAGGTGTACGACTCGCTAGCGCTGGAAATTAAGTCGGATAACTACCGCTATGGCGACAGTACGGGTGTGCAACGGGTGGAAGTACACCAGCTTCCCAACGCGCTGCGCACCGACGGCAAGTTCTACTACACGAAAGACGACGTGCCCTACGGCGCGACCGTGCTCGGCCAGCGCCAGTTCCGACCGGGCAACAAAGCTAAGTCGCTACACATCCGCCTAAGCAATGTGCTGGGCCAGGCACTCTGGAACGCCGGCCAAACCAACCAGCTTACCTCCCAAGACCAATTGGGGCGCTACCTGAACGGGCTGGCTCTGACACCCGGGGCTAACGACAACGGGGCCATCCTGCGCTTCGGGGCGGCCGCAGTGTTGCGCCTGTACCACCACGCCACCAACGACCCGGCCACGGTGCTCACCTACACCTTCACGGGCGGAGGCAGCGCCACGCCGCACTTCTACCACCTGGAAACTAACCGGGCGGGTACCGCGCTGGCGGGCCTCACCGCGTTCCGCCAGGCGCTCAGCAGCACCGCTACGGGCAACCGCAGCTTTGTACAAGGCACGCTGGGCGTTTACACCAAGTTGGAGTTTCCCTACCTGCGGTCGCTAAATCAGTTCGGCAACAGCTTGGTGCTGAACTCGGCTACGTTGCAGCTGGCGGTGCCCGGTGCCGCGCAGGACAGCACCGCGGGGCGCCTGCCCACTCTGGGTACGGCGCTGACCAACAGTTCCAACCAGCTCCGGGCTCCGTACGCTAGCAACCCCACCAACGCTATGAGCCCCAATGCGGTCCGGGCCACGGTGATTACTTCGCCTCAGAGCGGCTTACCGCAGGTTACGTATGCCATTAACCTGTTCAGTTACATCCAGGCTGTGCTGGCTGGCACTATTGATAATAATGGCTTGCTACTGAGCCCGGATGTGCAATTGCTTGTTTTTAAAGGTGGTGCGTTGGGTAACCAGGCTAATACCGCTGCGCCGCTCCAAGTTAAGATCTACTACACTCGCATCGTACAATAG
- a CDS encoding sensor histidine kinase, with protein MTLKLKIRLGVGLLLLLLLGLGGYALATIAFLEKGARGIEQADFDAARRAVTAFVMAGTVLGVLLLVRLPRAVVGPLHRLRADMEQVAGPGPATRVAVRKNDEIGNVAAAVNLVLGQAQDERRITLAELLVQRNRMDSLVMSLDEGLLLLDQHGDLVLANPAACNLLGETAATLLGRPAAEVARTNSLLADLLAAVAVPHPSDAVVQGPVFTIPHKTPEPHYRLTIGHIEAPGADGGPPTPAGHVLCLRNVSDFKKLDQLKSNFLATISHELKTPLASINLSLFLLQDERTDPEERQRIAAGIRDETQRLLGMVGQLIDVSRLDAGAGIQLNVRALALADVVAYATGIVRPQLEDKQLQLELRLPPDLPAVHGDVEKTSWVLINLLANAIRYSPAGAPLVIQAVPWGEMVQLSVRDQGPGIAREHHKRIFQRFAGVPGAPGQGPSPGSSGLGLSISREFIAAQGGQLWVESQPPAGSCFLFTLPVAG; from the coding sequence ATGACCCTGAAACTCAAAATCCGCCTTGGTGTGGGGTTGCTGCTGCTGCTGCTGCTGGGCCTGGGCGGCTACGCGCTAGCCACCATCGCCTTTCTGGAAAAAGGGGCCCGGGGCATCGAGCAGGCCGATTTCGACGCGGCGCGGCGCGCGGTGACGGCCTTCGTGATGGCGGGCACGGTGCTGGGCGTGCTGCTGTTGGTGCGCCTGCCGCGGGCCGTGGTGGGGCCCCTGCACCGCCTGCGCGCCGACATGGAGCAAGTGGCGGGCCCCGGGCCCGCCACCCGGGTGGCGGTGCGCAAAAACGACGAAATCGGCAACGTGGCGGCGGCCGTGAACCTGGTGCTGGGCCAGGCCCAGGACGAGCGCCGCATCACGCTGGCCGAGCTGCTGGTGCAGCGCAACCGCATGGACAGCCTCGTGATGAGTCTCGACGAGGGCCTGTTGCTGCTCGACCAGCACGGCGACCTGGTGCTAGCCAACCCGGCGGCCTGCAACCTGCTGGGCGAAACCGCCGCCACCCTGCTCGGCCGCCCCGCCGCCGAGGTGGCCCGTACCAACTCGCTGCTGGCCGACCTGCTGGCCGCCGTGGCCGTGCCCCACCCCTCCGACGCCGTGGTGCAGGGCCCCGTGTTCACCATTCCGCACAAAACGCCCGAGCCGCACTACCGCCTCACCATCGGCCACATCGAGGCCCCAGGAGCCGACGGCGGCCCGCCCACGCCGGCCGGCCACGTGCTGTGCCTGCGCAACGTGTCCGATTTCAAAAAGCTCGACCAACTGAAATCCAACTTCCTGGCTACTATTTCGCACGAGCTGAAAACGCCGCTGGCCAGCATCAACCTCAGCCTGTTCCTCTTGCAGGACGAGCGCACCGACCCGGAGGAGCGCCAGCGCATTGCGGCCGGCATCCGCGACGAGACGCAACGCCTGTTGGGCATGGTCGGCCAGCTCATCGACGTGTCGCGGCTCGACGCCGGGGCCGGCATCCAGCTCAACGTGCGGGCCCTGGCCCTGGCCGACGTGGTGGCCTACGCCACGGGCATCGTGCGCCCCCAGCTGGAAGACAAGCAGTTGCAACTAGAGCTGCGCCTGCCCCCCGACTTGCCCGCGGTGCACGGCGACGTGGAGAAAACCAGTTGGGTGCTCATCAACCTGCTGGCCAACGCCATCCGCTACTCGCCCGCGGGGGCCCCGCTCGTTATCCAGGCCGTGCCGTGGGGCGAGATGGTGCAGCTGAGCGTGCGCGACCAGGGCCCCGGCATTGCCCGCGAGCACCACAAGCGCATCTTCCAGCGGTTTGCGGGCGTGCCGGGGGCCCCAGGCCAGGGCCCCAGCCCCGGTAGCTCGGGCCTGGGCCTGAGCATCTCGCGCGAGTTCATTGCCGCGCAGGGCGGGCAGCTGTGGGTCGAAAGCCAGCCGCCGGCCGGCAGCTGCTTCCTGTTCACGCTGCCCGTGGCGGGCTGA
- a CDS encoding sigma-54-dependent transcriptional regulator, whose translation MPTGTLLIIDDEARLRQLLARVLELEGYAVLQAPDAARGFELLRDHTAEVLVILSDVKLPDAHGVDLLPRFRAAAPDAEVVLLTAFGTIADGVRAMKQGAFDYLTKGDFEQQLVVVVERAADKARLRQRLAALERRVAQRADFDAMIGTSPALRRAQDLARQVAPTDSTVLLEGPTGAGKELFAQALHEASGRRQKAFVAVNCSAFPRDLLESELFGYKRGAFTGALGDKKGLLEEANGGTLFLDEIGELELNVQAKFLRVLELQQFTKLGDTKPTQVNVRLVAATNRNLKQEAAEGNFRLDLYYRLSVFTIAVPPLSARTADVPLLAAYFLQHFAARLAKRLPGFEPDALRLLQAYAWPGNVRELKNVLERAAILAPAGQLLAADYLPDEFHARAGAPPAGGDSLRALEAQHISRLMRERAGDKPDVAKRLGIGLTTLYRKLQEYGLDQ comes from the coding sequence ATGCCCACCGGTACCCTGCTGATTATCGACGACGAAGCCCGCTTGCGGCAGCTGCTGGCGCGGGTGCTGGAGCTGGAAGGCTACGCCGTGCTCCAGGCCCCCGACGCGGCCCGCGGCTTCGAGCTGCTGCGCGACCATACCGCCGAGGTGCTCGTCATCCTCTCCGATGTGAAGCTGCCCGACGCCCACGGCGTGGACCTGCTGCCCCGCTTCCGGGCCGCTGCGCCCGACGCCGAAGTGGTGCTGCTCACCGCTTTCGGCACCATTGCCGACGGCGTGCGGGCCATGAAGCAGGGCGCGTTCGACTACCTTACGAAGGGCGATTTTGAGCAGCAGCTGGTGGTGGTGGTGGAGCGCGCCGCCGACAAGGCCCGCCTGCGCCAGCGCCTGGCCGCCCTGGAGCGCCGCGTGGCCCAGCGCGCCGATTTTGATGCCATGATTGGCACCTCGCCCGCCCTGCGCCGCGCCCAGGACCTGGCCCGCCAGGTGGCGCCCACCGACAGCACCGTGCTGCTGGAGGGCCCCACCGGCGCGGGCAAGGAACTGTTTGCCCAGGCGCTGCACGAGGCCAGTGGGCGCCGCCAGAAGGCGTTCGTGGCCGTCAATTGCAGCGCCTTCCCGCGCGATTTGCTGGAGTCGGAGCTGTTTGGCTACAAGAGAGGCGCCTTCACGGGGGCCCTGGGCGACAAAAAAGGGCTGCTGGAAGAAGCCAACGGCGGCACGTTGTTCCTGGACGAGATTGGCGAGCTGGAGCTGAACGTGCAGGCCAAATTCCTGCGGGTGTTGGAATTGCAACAGTTCACCAAGCTCGGCGACACCAAGCCCACCCAGGTGAACGTGCGCCTAGTGGCGGCCACCAACCGCAACCTTAAGCAGGAAGCGGCCGAAGGTAATTTCCGGCTCGACTTGTACTACCGGCTCTCGGTGTTCACCATCGCGGTGCCGCCGCTCAGCGCCCGCACGGCCGATGTGCCGCTGCTGGCCGCCTACTTTTTGCAGCACTTCGCTGCCCGCCTCGCCAAGCGCCTGCCCGGCTTCGAGCCCGACGCGCTGCGCCTGCTGCAAGCCTACGCCTGGCCCGGCAACGTGCGCGAGCTGAAGAACGTGTTGGAGCGCGCCGCCATCCTGGCCCCCGCGGGCCAGCTCTTAGCCGCCGATTATTTGCCCGACGAGTTCCACGCCCGCGCTGGGGCCCCACCGGCCGGCGGCGACAGCCTGCGCGCCCTTGAAGCCCAGCACATCAGCCGCCTCATGCGCGAGCGCGCCGGCGACAAGCCCGATGTGGCCAAGCGCCTGGGCATCGGCTTGACGACGCTCTACCGCAAATTGCAGGAGTACGGCCTGGACCAGTAG
- a CDS encoding thioredoxin family protein, whose translation MRFFHLFMASALLMAAGARAQTPPVTAWNTDLTAALAQAKASQRPVLAVFSGSDWCKPCIMLKQEVFDQPEFAQYAQDKFVLARFDFPRNRKNQLPPAQTKLSEQAAAQLNKEGTFPLVVLLSPEGKVLAKSGYRPGGPAAYDAYLAQLLTPR comes from the coding sequence ATGCGCTTTTTCCATCTCTTCATGGCCAGTGCGCTGCTGATGGCCGCTGGGGCCCGTGCCCAAACGCCGCCCGTCACCGCCTGGAACACCGACCTCACCGCCGCCCTGGCGCAAGCCAAGGCCAGCCAGCGGCCGGTGCTGGCTGTGTTCTCGGGTTCCGACTGGTGCAAGCCGTGTATCATGCTCAAGCAGGAGGTATTCGACCAGCCCGAATTCGCGCAGTACGCCCAGGATAAATTCGTGTTGGCCCGCTTCGACTTCCCGCGCAACCGCAAAAACCAGCTGCCGCCCGCCCAAACCAAGCTAAGCGAGCAAGCCGCCGCCCAGCTTAATAAGGAAGGCACGTTTCCGCTGGTAGTGCTGCTCTCGCCCGAGGGCAAGGTGCTGGCCAAGAGCGGGTACCGCCCCGGCGGTCCGGCGGCCTACGATGCTTACCTGGCACAGCTACTAACCCCCCGCTAG
- a CDS encoding FAD:protein FMN transferase, which yields MGTFLVRRPVWWVALVALARGPLALPAARAQGAPTVAAARAPRAYTRSAHLMGSHFTFTAVSADDSLAWRALRAGLRETQRIDRLCSYWDSASQVVKINRLAGIRPVVVDQEVYDLIARTLKISALSGGAFDVTFASGDKIYQFDRQEHARLPDSAAVRRSVARVGWQKVQLDPATHAVFLPDKGMRINLAGILQGYGVRRASETMKRMGIAGGLINGSGDVYCWGRQADGAGWRIAIGDPAKPRSVSSWLTVRDLAVVTAGNYEQYFTVGGTYYGHIINPHTGYPATGLRSVTIVCPDVELADALDDAVFVLGPRAGLALINRLKGVDATVITDDGQTLVSRGMQLNSYHSAAPAPAKP from the coding sequence ATGGGCACCTTCTTGGTTCGGCGCCCGGTGTGGTGGGTAGCGCTGGTGGCGCTGGCCCGGGGCCCCTTGGCTTTGCCGGCGGCCCGGGCCCAGGGGGCCCCCACCGTGGCGGCCGCCCGCGCGCCGCGCGCCTACACCCGCAGCGCCCACCTGATGGGCTCGCACTTCACCTTCACGGCCGTGTCGGCCGACGACTCGCTGGCCTGGCGGGCCCTGCGCGCCGGCCTGCGCGAAACCCAGCGCATCGACCGCCTGTGTTCGTACTGGGACTCGGCCTCGCAGGTGGTGAAAATCAACCGCCTGGCCGGCATCCGGCCGGTGGTGGTGGACCAGGAGGTGTACGACCTCATTGCGCGCACGCTGAAGATTTCGGCGCTCAGCGGCGGGGCGTTCGATGTCACGTTTGCCAGCGGCGACAAGATTTATCAATTTGACAGGCAGGAACACGCCCGCCTGCCCGACTCGGCCGCGGTGCGCCGCTCGGTGGCGCGCGTGGGCTGGCAAAAGGTGCAGCTGGATCCGGCTACGCACGCCGTTTTTCTGCCTGATAAGGGAATGCGGATCAACCTGGCCGGCATCCTGCAAGGCTACGGCGTGCGCCGGGCTTCGGAGACCATGAAGCGGATGGGCATCGCCGGGGGCCTCATCAACGGCTCGGGCGACGTGTACTGCTGGGGCCGGCAGGCCGACGGCGCGGGCTGGCGCATCGCCATCGGCGACCCGGCCAAGCCCCGTAGCGTCTCGTCGTGGCTGACGGTGCGCGACCTGGCCGTGGTGACGGCGGGCAACTACGAGCAGTACTTCACGGTGGGCGGCACGTACTACGGCCACATCATCAACCCCCACACGGGCTACCCGGCCACGGGGCTGCGCTCGGTCACCATCGTCTGCCCCGACGTGGAGCTGGCCGACGCCCTCGACGACGCCGTGTTCGTGCTGGGGCCCCGGGCGGGCCTGGCCTTGATCAACCGCCTCAAGGGCGTGGACGCCACGGTGATTACCGACGACGGCCAGACGCTGGTGTCGCGCGGGATGCAGCTTAATTCCTACCACAGCGCGGCCCCCGCCCCCGCCAAGCCCTAG
- a CDS encoding DUF4266 domain-containing protein, whose protein sequence is MTKYPVYLRIAALGLLLAGAGALPACVSVAAYQKAYLNDEDMKLATKKVETSEVNFESYREGAGGANGGKVGGGCGCN, encoded by the coding sequence ATGACAAAATACCCTGTTTATCTGCGCATTGCCGCCCTGGGCCTGCTGCTGGCCGGCGCCGGGGCCCTGCCCGCCTGCGTGTCGGTAGCCGCCTACCAAAAAGCCTACCTCAACGACGAGGACATGAAGCTCGCCACCAAGAAAGTTGAGACCTCGGAGGTCAACTTCGAGAGCTACCGCGAGGGGGCCGGCGGGGCCAACGGCGGCAAGGTAGGCGGCGGCTGCGGCTGCAATTAG
- a CDS encoding DUF3570 domain-containing protein, with amino-acid sequence MKFLRLVGLLLLAPAAAWAQGTPTPNRLDGSGVPATAAPVSRGPLAVGETEVDILGSYYQQNGDHSAVEGGIGTQHLTDVSPAIILNVPLDSVTRLAANVGFDYYASASTDRIDQVLSSPSAQDVRYHADFGLARLLADKLTTVGAGAGVSKEYDYLSFNVVGSYARTSRDGNRQFSAAGQVFIDRVTLILPAELRPGGPRDKKYGSDNRQSFNLSLVYAQVLSKRLQVAISAEPVAQRGLLSTPFQRVYFFDSSPVLGAPGALGTAKAELLPRLRYKYPVGLRLTYYATDLVQLRGFYRFYNDNFGIRAHTFELEAPVKVTPFFTLYPFYRYHTQTASTYFAPYLAHSVADEFYTSDYDLAAFTAQKVGLGFRYAPLYGLGRFKTPFGGRVAKFKSVDLRYGHYWQTTGLTANVVSADFSFVMP; translated from the coding sequence ATGAAATTTTTACGCTTAGTGGGGTTGCTGTTGCTGGCGCCTGCCGCGGCGTGGGCCCAGGGCACGCCCACGCCCAACCGCCTCGACGGCTCGGGGGTGCCGGCCACGGCCGCGCCGGTCAGCCGGGGGCCCCTGGCGGTGGGCGAAACGGAGGTGGACATCCTCGGCAGCTACTACCAGCAGAACGGCGACCACAGCGCCGTGGAGGGCGGCATCGGCACCCAGCACCTCACCGACGTGTCCCCGGCCATCATCCTAAACGTGCCGCTCGACTCGGTGACGCGCCTCGCGGCCAACGTGGGCTTCGATTACTACGCCTCGGCCTCGACCGACCGCATCGACCAGGTCCTCTCGTCGCCGTCGGCCCAGGACGTGCGCTACCACGCCGATTTTGGCCTCGCGCGGCTGCTGGCCGACAAGCTGACGACCGTGGGGGCGGGGGCCGGCGTGTCGAAGGAGTACGATTATTTGTCCTTCAACGTCGTCGGGTCGTATGCCCGCACCTCGCGCGACGGCAACCGGCAGTTCAGCGCGGCCGGGCAGGTGTTCATCGACCGCGTGACGCTCATTTTGCCCGCCGAGCTTCGTCCTGGGGGCCCCCGCGATAAGAAGTACGGCTCCGATAACCGCCAGAGCTTCAACCTGTCGCTGGTGTACGCGCAGGTGCTGAGCAAGCGCCTGCAGGTGGCCATCAGCGCCGAGCCCGTGGCCCAGCGCGGACTGCTGAGCACGCCGTTTCAGCGGGTGTACTTCTTCGATAGCAGCCCCGTGCTGGGGGCCCCCGGGGCCCTGGGTACGGCCAAGGCCGAGCTGCTGCCGCGCCTGCGCTACAAGTACCCCGTGGGCCTGCGCCTAACCTACTACGCCACCGACCTGGTGCAGCTGCGCGGCTTCTACCGCTTCTACAACGACAACTTCGGCATCCGGGCGCACACCTTCGAGCTGGAAGCGCCGGTGAAAGTGACGCCCTTTTTCACGCTCTACCCGTTCTACCGCTACCACACCCAAACGGCCTCGACCTACTTTGCGCCCTACCTGGCTCATTCGGTGGCTGATGAATTCTACACTTCCGACTATGACCTGGCGGCCTTCACGGCCCAGAAGGTGGGCCTGGGCTTCCGCTACGCGCCGCTCTACGGGCTGGGCCGCTTCAAAACGCCCTTCGGGGGCCGGGTCGCCAAGTTCAAATCCGTCGACCTGCGCTACGGCCACTACTGGCAAACTACCGGCCTCACGGCCAATGTGGTGAGCGCGGATTTCTCCTTCGTGATGCCTTGA
- a CDS encoding sensor histidine kinase, with translation MSPATNMELRFKDRVALHYVLATAALVAAAYLVVFGVVRHRVYTDLDANLRFEAAKHMGELAVTGRTVRFANRKEWEEREHLEVQVDPVFIQVNDALGHLTDRSPNLKADQLAFDAGPGWRAPRNSVLRGKAIRQVQVPILRNGAPVGYLVAGLSSEAAQHVLGSLALVLLGSFPVVLLVLFGSARRLAGRSIAPITQMTATTDRITRNNLAERIALPPRPDELHTLASAINGLLHRIEQAVAREKQFTADASHELRTPLAVLKGTLEVLVRKPRTPAEYVENITLGIREIDRLTYLVEQLLLLARFGDHTPGPHRQELAVRSSVHDVLLRHRGDLSAKHIRVDVEDGPADAIASDPYLVDLILDNVLSNAIKYSPAGSTIAVGMAHRGPRLVCTVADQGIGIQPADLARIFDPLYRSDALAHKHIDGTGLGLSIVAKACTLLGIERTVQSKLGQGTVFTLVFPA, from the coding sequence ATGTCGCCCGCGACTAACATGGAGCTGCGTTTTAAAGACCGCGTGGCCCTGCACTACGTGCTGGCCACGGCCGCCCTGGTGGCGGCCGCCTACCTGGTGGTGTTCGGGGTGGTGCGCCACCGCGTGTACACCGACCTCGACGCCAACCTGCGCTTCGAGGCCGCCAAGCACATGGGCGAGCTGGCGGTGACGGGCCGCACCGTGCGCTTTGCCAACCGCAAGGAGTGGGAGGAGCGCGAGCACCTGGAGGTGCAGGTCGACCCGGTGTTCATCCAGGTGAACGACGCGCTGGGGCACCTCACCGACCGCTCGCCCAACCTCAAGGCCGACCAGCTGGCCTTTGATGCCGGGCCAGGCTGGCGCGCGCCCCGCAACTCGGTGCTGCGCGGCAAGGCCATTCGGCAGGTGCAGGTGCCCATTCTGCGGAATGGGGCCCCGGTGGGCTACCTGGTGGCGGGGTTGTCGTCGGAAGCCGCGCAGCACGTGCTGGGCAGCCTGGCGCTGGTGCTGCTGGGCTCGTTTCCGGTGGTGCTGCTGGTGCTGTTTGGCAGCGCGCGGCGGCTGGCCGGGCGCAGCATCGCCCCCATCACTCAGATGACGGCCACCACCGACCGCATCACGCGCAACAACCTGGCCGAGCGCATTGCCCTGCCCCCGCGCCCCGACGAGCTGCATACGCTGGCCAGCGCCATCAACGGCCTGCTGCACCGCATCGAGCAGGCCGTGGCCCGCGAAAAGCAATTCACCGCCGACGCCTCGCACGAGCTGCGCACCCCGCTGGCCGTGCTCAAGGGTACGCTCGAAGTGCTGGTGCGCAAGCCCCGCACCCCGGCCGAGTACGTCGAAAACATCACGCTCGGCATCCGGGAAATTGACCGCCTCACGTACCTCGTCGAGCAGCTGCTGCTGCTGGCCCGCTTCGGCGACCACACCCCGGGCCCCCACCGGCAGGAGCTGGCCGTGCGCAGCAGCGTGCACGACGTGCTGCTGCGCCACCGCGGGGATCTCAGCGCCAAGCACATCCGGGTGGACGTGGAGGACGGCCCGGCCGACGCCATTGCCTCCGACCCATACCTGGTGGACCTGATTTTGGACAACGTGCTGAGCAACGCCATCAAGTACTCGCCGGCGGGCTCCACCATTGCGGTGGGGATGGCGCACCGGGGCCCCCGGCTTGTCTGCACCGTGGCCGACCAGGGCATCGGCATTCAGCCCGCCGACCTGGCCCGCATCTTCGACCCGCTCTACCGCTCCGACGCCCTGGCCCACAAGCACATCGACGGCACCGGCCTGGGCCTTTCCATCGTAGCCAAGGCCTGCACTCTGCTCGGCATCGAGCGCACTGTACAGAGTAAGCTAGGCCAGGGCACGGTGTTTACGCTGGTATTCCCAGCGTAG